The following is a genomic window from bacterium.
AAAGACAGTGAGGTCATTCAGGATCTTAGAAACTACCATGATACAATGAAGGCTCCTTGCCGTGAATGCGAAAAATCAAATGAATGTTACGGATGCCGCGGAGCAGCATACCAGCTGACAGGCGATTATCTGGCTTCTGACCCTATGTGCTGGAAGAATGTTGATAAACAGGGTGAAATTGCCCGTTTACCGATTGCAGTTGAAGAACTAATTCCGCAGAAATCGCCAATGAGAGTCATTGATACACTTGTGAAAGTTGGTGAGCGTTCAGCAGATGTAACTGTGACATTGTCGAAAGATATGCTGTTTATTGACGAAAGCGGTTTGCTTGACGAGGCTGCGTATCTTGAAATGATAGCGCAGGCAATAGCATCACTAAGCGGATTTAAACATATGGGTGCATCTAAACCGGCGCCGGGAGGATTCCTGCTTGGAGCGAAAAAGCTTGAGATATTAGGAAAAGCACATGTTGGAGACACATTAAATATATCATTTTATAAATATGCAAGGTATGGCGGTTTTGGCATTGTTAAAGGAACCGTATCGCGAGACAACCATGTGCTTGCCAGAGGAGAGGTAAAGATCTGGCATGAGATATGAATAAAATGGTTTTTCTTTACATTTCCAATGAATCAGCCAAAGAGGCAAAAAAAATTGCCAGGCACTTGCTTGAAGAACGTATGATTGGCTGTGCGAATATTTTCCCAGTCAATGCTATGTATTGGTGGAAAGGCAAAATTGCCGATAAAACGGATGTTGTGCTTATTGCTAAAACAACGAAGGAGAATTATCAAAGAGTTCGGGATGAAATTGCCAGAATCCATCCTTTTGACACTCCTTGCATAATCAAGCTGGACGCAGATCCCAATGAAAAATATTTGCAATGGATCAAAAGTGAACTCAAATAGATAGTGAGCCAGAATGGAATCCGCTTTTACTGGTATTATTTTGCTAAATCAGTAAAGGTTTGCTATATTTTAGATAGTTTTATAATTAGGAATCAAGAAAATATGGGTTCCATATATTAATTGTTAGACGACATTACATAAAGAGGAGGCAAATGATGTTTTTTAAACCACAATGGTATAGAAATCTTCCTGATTCTGTTAAGCCAATAGATGACAAGAAAATAAATAAAATAGAAGATTTTCGCATAAAATCTGAAGCATATTTAGGCAAAGATAAATCACAGGAAATGATATTTATTGGTATTATGGTTTCCAAATGGGCGGTCAAAAGAATCCAACAATATACTTTGGAATTAATTAGAAAACAAATACCAAATGCTCATCAGAAAGAATTATGGAAACAGGTACTTCTTGCGAGACTAAATGTTAAATTAAGCACATCTAGTGAAAAACTCGATATGTTTTCACGACCGTTATCTGAAACAGAGTTATTATCGCGAATCAACAATATCGATGAGATAGTGGTAAAGTGCGAATCATTTAATGATGTCATGGATTACATCATAACCATGGACGAGCACGAAAATAGATTTTATGATCCGACAGGGATGCAATCTGAATTAGAATCAATATTAAATAGTAAAAATGTCTAACCAAACAATCCAGCGAACTGTGCCAGCCGCTGATTTTTGTGTTCAGCCAAATATGATCAACAAAAACATCCCGTGTAAAATATATAAAATCCTAGTATAATCATAAATCAGGTTTTATAATCAGGAATCGAGAAAATATGGATTCCATATATTAAGTGTTATGCCTTTGTGAGGCCATAGTTGACACGCTCGAACATTACAGAGGGAAACGGTGTCTATATAACTTTCGACCCATCGAATTTGGACTCATAGACCATGTATATTTACATTGACGAGTCAGGTATATTTGCTAATCCATCAGGTAAGGACAAGGTCATATCTTGTGTAGCGGCTCTGGTCATGCCCGAACAGTATCAAAAATACATCTTCAAAAGGTTTAAGCATCTCAAAGTCAGCTGGGGAATCGGTTCAGGCGAACCCAAGGGCAGCAAACTGAACGAAGAACAGATTGCCTGGGTAATATCCATTCTGAACGACTACGATGTCTTTGTTACAGCTTGCGGTATCGATATCGGGATACACACGGATGATCAAATAACAATGCATAAGCAAGGGCAAGCAGCAAATATTACAAAACATGTGACCCCCGAGCATCATCCTAACCTGGTACGTCAACTTGAAGAACTTGGGGAGAGGTATCTTCAACTGTCAAATCAACTCTATGTTCAGTCTGCGCTGTTAACGGTTTTAGTTCAATCTGTTATAAGAATTGCTACTTTATATTACTGTCAAAGAGATCCTTTCACACTTTCCCATTTCAGATGGGTCATTGATGCAAAAGCAGATAACCTTACAAATTATGAAGACATTTGGTCTACTGTAGTTATGCCCTTTTGCCAATCGGATTCATTGTCAAAGCCTATGGTTTTTGTGGAAGGCGGAGATTACTCTTGGTTCGACCGAAATTTTAATGTAGATATGACGTCCGCGCCTCAGCATTTACAGCCGTTCATAAAGAAGGAAAGACAAAACGAGCCATTTCATGCCTTTGATGTTAAGAAAGTACTGTCAGAGCGCCGCTCGTTTGAGTCGTCGAGGAAAAATCTTGGCCTTCAGCTTGTTGATATTGTCGTCAACGCTATCCGTAGAGCCTTACATGGCAACTTGCAAGTTAGTGGTTGGGGCGATTTGGGAAGATTAATGGTGAGTCCAGAAAATGGTAAGAATTCTATGCAGATGGTTGCACTGCATAATGAAGCTGTTCCTAAACCAATGCCATATGGCGGTATCATCAAGCATTTTGATAAACTATCCAAACCCCTGCTTGATGAAGAATTCTGTAGAAAAATAGAACGAGAAAAATAATGACATGAATGCTTACAAGATTATTTGTTCGATTCCCCAGCGGCAGTCTACTATATATACAACGTGTCGCAACTAAATCGGTAAGTGATGTATTATTCTTTGGTGCTAAACAATCGGGAAATGCATAACAAGGCTAATTCAGCCGACGCAAAAAGCCGCGCTGCTTAGCTTTGCGTTCAGCCAAATATGATCAACAAAAACATCCCGTGTAAAATATATAAAATCCTAGTATAATTACAAATCAGGTTTTGAAATTATGCTTGGAGCAAATATGAATAAAATCACAATAATACTAATCGCATTATGTATGTCTCTATTGTCGCTTAACGGCTATGCTGAGCAGAGTGTGGAGGATGTGCTCAGTAAACTTGAAGAAAAAATGTCAGATATAAAAACTTTGAAAACTGGTTTTGTTCAGGAGAAAAAGCTGGCGATCTTTGATAGAGAGATTATTTTGAAGGGCAAGATATTTCTTAAAAAGCCGGATCTTTTTGCATGGCATACCGAAGAGCCGACACGGTATTCTATGATTATAAGGGATGATGTTATTCTGCAGTGGGATGAAGATATAGACCAAGTTCAGAAGGTAAGTATGAAGGATAATCCTGCGTTTCAAACCGTTGTCGGGCAAATGAGGAAATGGCTTTCAGGCATATATATGCCATTGTTGGAAGAATACAATATAACAGTACTCAAGCAAAACCCGGTTTCCCTTAAATTCACGCCGCGCGAAAATACAATGGCTTATAATATTATCAACTATGTAAGGATTGTATTCAGAGAGGATGAACGCTATATCCACGAGATATACATAAAGGAGAAAACCGGCGATTCTACGCTTCTCAGGTTTAATGATACCATGCTGAATACTCCGATCGATGATGCGGCATGGGAGGTCAAACCGCGTGGCTGATAAACGGAAACGTCTTATATCCGGACTTGCGGCAAGCATAATCATTTTTGCAGCGATTGGTCTCAGGTTCATTTCTTTTGATAATAACATTGAACTAATGCTTCCTGCGAATCCTGAGATTCTTCGCAGTATGCGTTTTCTCAGAGACTCAAATCTTTCGGATAAGGTTGTTCTTTCTCTAAAACTGAAGTCGTCAGAACACACAACACATGACCTTATTCAAGCTGTTGACCAATTAGAAAAGTCTTTAAAGCCGCCTCTGATAACAGATGTAATAAGCGGTGTTTCCAAAGCAGATCTAATGCAGGAGATGCATTTATTTATGAGGTATGTTCCGCAACTGCTCAACGAACATGACCTCTCCAAAATTGATAGACAGATAACCTCTGAAGGAGTAAAAACAAGTTTAAGCAGAGACTACCAGCAATTACTGACTCCGGGCAGTGGATTTGTAATGCCGTTTATTCGCTCTGATCCGCTCGGGATAAAATCCGGATTTCTCTCCAATATACAAAAACTTTCCAGTTCTTTAGGATATAAGGTTCAGATCAAAGATGGACATTTTATCAGCCAGAACGGCAGAAACGCTATGCTTATACTTAAAACGCCTGTACGTCTTACTGATGGATTCGGCTCAAAAAACCTAATAGAGTATCTGCATAAACAGCTGAAGTCTCTGCCTGAGTTTATTTCGGCGGACATTATTGCCGGGCATGTTCACACAGTCAGCAATGAGTATGTAATGAAAAAGGATATTCTCCTGACATTGACTATTGCCTCAGTTGCCTTTCTCTTATTATTCCTGTTCATATTCAGGGATATAAGGGCAATTCTTATCTTTCTTATACCTCTGATATCAGTTCTTGTTTCCATAAACCTCTCAGCTATTATTCTTGGAAAACTGTCATATTTTATTATTGGTATGGGAGCTGTTATTGCCGGCATTGCTATAGATTACGGGATTCACGTATATTTAGCTGTACGCACAGGAGCTGGCCGACCTGATGCAGTCAAGAAAATAATAAAACCAGTAATAATTGCTGCATTTACTACAATAGGTGTTTTTGCTGCATTCTTCTTTTCCAGTGTTCAGGGGTATCATCAGCTCGCTCTTTTTTCAATCCTCAGTATTATTCTCTGCCTTGTCTGTGCCTTATTTGTCTTACCCTATCTTTTAACCGGGAAA
Proteins encoded in this region:
- a CDS encoding MMPL family transporter, which codes for MADKRKRLISGLAASIIIFAAIGLRFISFDNNIELMLPANPEILRSMRFLRDSNLSDKVVLSLKLKSSEHTTHDLIQAVDQLEKSLKPPLITDVISGVSKADLMQEMHLFMRYVPQLLNEHDLSKIDRQITSEGVKTSLSRDYQQLLTPGSGFVMPFIRSDPLGIKSGFLSNIQKLSSSLGYKVQIKDGHFISQNGRNAMLILKTPVRLTDGFGSKNLIEYLHKQLKSLPEFISADIIAGHVHTVSNEYVMKKDILLTLTIASVAFLLLFLFIFRDIRAILIFLIPLISVLVSINLSAIILGKLSYFIIGMGAVIAGIAIDYGIHVYLAVRTGAGRPDAVKKIIKPVIIAAFTTIGVFAAFFFSSVQGYHQLALFSILSIILCLVCALFVLPYLLTGKHYMELPAILKQGSSMHSQVFDRICVACWGVIIIAAIALSWQVEFNSDISQLDGSKFEVIQTEQEFHNVWGGADKPAILVTSGENLEEALQCNERIYTEAVNEVGEDNFAPMGFTSFAELWLSNQTRIANSARWNKFWREGREAKLKELLQEHGQAYHFSDDAFSPFFKNLYTEKVIKNTPEGLTFFDQLKERFVLKKADEYQVLSFFPDKDKCVKTLSAIISRYPRTFLVSRNAFSSILSQAVSSEVIFLSVIAVLLILILTCLLLRNIRLTVLALIPVITGILLILGIIPVFGLSLNAPCVIAGIIVIGLCIDYGIFMVYTCEYNLKTGTRMAVSLSALTTVIGAGALLFALHPVLFSIGLTLVIGVVGGYISALLVIPSLYRLWQKPKKA
- a CDS encoding outer membrane lipoprotein carrier protein LolA encodes the protein MNKITIILIALCMSLLSLNGYAEQSVEDVLSKLEEKMSDIKTLKTGFVQEKKLAIFDREIILKGKIFLKKPDLFAWHTEEPTRYSMIIRDDVILQWDEDIDQVQKVSMKDNPAFQTVVGQMRKWLSGIYMPLLEEYNITVLKQNPVSLKFTPRENTMAYNIINYVRIVFREDERYIHEIYIKEKTGDSTLLRFNDTMLNTPIDDAAWEVKPRG
- the cutA gene encoding divalent-cation tolerance protein CutA, with translation MNKMVFLYISNESAKEAKKIARHLLEERMIGCANIFPVNAMYWWKGKIADKTDVVLIAKTTKENYQRVRDEIARIHPFDTPCIIKLDADPNEKYLQWIKSELK
- a CDS encoding DUF3800 domain-containing protein, which produces MYIYIDESGIFANPSGKDKVISCVAALVMPEQYQKYIFKRFKHLKVSWGIGSGEPKGSKLNEEQIAWVISILNDYDVFVTACGIDIGIHTDDQITMHKQGQAANITKHVTPEHHPNLVRQLEELGERYLQLSNQLYVQSALLTVLVQSVIRIATLYYCQRDPFTLSHFRWVIDAKADNLTNYEDIWSTVVMPFCQSDSLSKPMVFVEGGDYSWFDRNFNVDMTSAPQHLQPFIKKERQNEPFHAFDVKKVLSERRSFESSRKNLGLQLVDIVVNAIRRALHGNLQVSGWGDLGRLMVSPENGKNSMQMVALHNEAVPKPMPYGGIIKHFDKLSKPLLDEEFCRKIEREK